A window from Zingiber officinale cultivar Zhangliang chromosome 7A, Zo_v1.1, whole genome shotgun sequence encodes these proteins:
- the LOC122002200 gene encoding receptor-like protein 19 has product MTLNWAFMAISSSSKHAIVIFVALILLSNRANCDDSLHANKGNTCLESERRALIAIKSDMYDPGEWLSSWTGYDCCKWRGVACDNVTGYVTRLDLHYPDEYNPWVEIIFVYDYEYNPWVSIGASKVNPSLFELKHLRYLDLSFNNFSYSHVPHMIASLVRLEYLNLSNAFFYGLIPPVLGNLSHIQHLDLGNCYTFPSTLFSNNLSWLSNLNSLQYLDMSCVNLSKATNWLHQINLIPTLQVLLLRHASLPCVPPSLPTFNLTSLTRLDLSGYEWNISASMLRWLSHASNLEHLDLSGCLGLFDAEALSVALGALHNLRKLVLVETQIAGEFSTILKNVSRMLQYLDLRWNFLLSGEISTILSILPRRLEFLNLDNNNIYGRIPEMLGNYTSLRHLSMFYTQITGDIPRTIGKLIHLEYLDLSGNDITGEIPSNVGNLTNLEVLYLSRTNITGSIPESLGNVVYLKFLDLSENKITGEIPNTLGSLEKMLQLDLHANLLTGQIPTTIENYLIGEIPKTFGRLCNLWMLDLSLNNIIGELANLLDGLSNCPQGAALSYLRIADNNLSGIIPSNLGLLAQLEELDLSSNSLQGNMTEAHFSQLTSLSYLNISFNSLNVILPNDWHPLFHAYEIDMSSCHLGGTFPSWIQSQMRLDSLYLSGVGVSGTIPLWFSNFIPNTRLQYLDLSSNNLSGLIPSTLSPFTDLSNNSFEGSIPTNLAITDSAQILVLSNNHINGSFPPFLCNLTSIFFIDLSNNHLSGTFPHCQNSFPHALEYLHLNNNSISGQFPSFLKKCKLLITLDLGENKLSGKIPTWVGYLTSLQILRLSSNSFTGVIPVNIGYLASLKVLDLSFNKLFGKIPSSVGHFRAMFQDYTNSNPCHDNNLQCAMAPMGSYRPKDKILITAKGSTYEYIRILSLVTSIDLSHNNLSGEIPNELMMLRDLHFLSLSNNHLTGTIPENIAVLTELFSLDLSMNNLTGTIPSNLSALNFLSHLNLSFNNLSGRIPTGNQFLTFDDPAIYAGNKDLCGWPLPECPSDEAQRGPLHARDDDDGNGSKLEKVLDYAFIAMGFIIGFWAYWGAMIMKKSIRIALFQMADRIYDWIYVQLAVKFGR; this is encoded by the exons ATGACTCTTAATTGGGCTTTCATGGCGATTTCTAGTTCCTCAAAGCATGCTATAGTTATCTTTGTCGCTTTAATACTGTTGAGCAATAGAGCAAACTGTGATGATTCTCTACATGCCAACAAGGGGAACACCTGCCTAGAGAGTGAAAGGAGAGCTTTGATTGCCATCAAGAGCGATATGTATGATCCTGGCGAGTGGTTATCTTCATGGACCGGCTATGATTGCTGCAAGTGGAGAGGAGTTGCTTGCGACAACGTTACTGGTTATGTCACGAGGCTTGACCTTCACTATCCCGATGAATATAATCCATGGGTGGAGATTATTTTTGTCTATGACTATGAATATAATCCATGGGTCAGTATTGGTGCGAGCAAGGTAAATCCTTCTCTGTTTGAACTGAAGCACTTGAGATActtggatttgagctttaatAACTTCTCATATTCGCATGTGCCCCACATGATTGCCTCACTTGTGCGCTTGGAATACCTTAACCTCTCCAATGCCTTTTTTTATGGATTAATTCCTCCTGTATTAGGGAATCTTTCCCACATACAACACCTTGACCTTGGAAATTGTTATACATTTCCAAGTACTCTATTCTCAAACAACTTGAGTTGGCTCTCCAACTTaaattctctacaatatctcgaCATGAGTTGTGTCAACCTCTCTAAAGCAACCAATTGGCTCCACCAAATTAATTTGATTCCTACTCTACAAGTGTTGCTTTTGAGGCATGCAAGTCTGCCGTGTGTTCCACCTTCATTACCCACATTTAACCTCACATCCCTCACCAGGCTCGATCTCAGTGGGTATGAATGGAACATCAGCGCTTCCATGTTGAGGTGGTTGTCTCATGCCAGTAATCTTGAACACCTCGATCTATCTGGATGCTTGGGGTTGTTTGATGCCGAGGCACTTTCAGTTGCTTTGGGAGCTCTGCATAATTTGAGGAAGCTAGTTTTGGTCGAAACTCAAATAGCAGGAGAATTTTCTACAATTCTGAAGAATGTTAGCAGAATGTTGCAATATTTAGATTTGCGATGGAATTTCTTATTATCTGGAGAAATTTCAACAATTTTGTCCATCCTTCCGCGCCGACTGGAGTTCTTAAATTTAGACAATAATAACATCTATGGGAGAATCCCAGAGATGTTAGGGAATTACACAAGCTTGAGACACTTAAGTATGTTCTACACTCAAATAACTGGAGATATTCCAAGAACAATAGGGAAACTTATCCATTTGGAGTATCTTGATTTGTCTGGAAATGATATAACAGGAGAGATACCATCGAACGTAGGAAACCTCACAAACTTGGAAGTTCTATATTTGAGCAGAACCAATATCACAGGATCGATACCAGAGAGTCTTGGTAAtgttgtttacttgaagtttttgGATTTGTCTGAAAATAAGATTACTGGAGAAATACCAAACACTTTGGGGAGTCTTGAAAAGATGCTACAATTAGATTTACACGCCAACCTTCTCACTGGGCAAATACCAACAACGATTG AAAACTACTTAATTGGAGAAATACCAAAGACTTTTGGCCGCCTATGCAACCTATGGATGCTAGATCTGTCATTAAACAATATCATCGGAGAGTTAGCAAATCTACTTGATGGCTTATCTAATTGTCCACAAGGAGCAGCGTTATCATACTTACGCATTGCTGACAATAATTTGAGTGGAATTATTCCATCCAACCTTGGACTGTTAGCTCAATTAGAGGAACTGGACCTCTCCTCAAATTCTCTGCAAGGTAACATGACTGAAGCTCACTTTTCTCAACTTACAAGCTTGTCGTATTTGAATATATCTTTTAACTCCTTGAATGTGATTCTACCAAATGATTGGCATCCCCTTTTTCATGCCTATGAAATTGATATGAGTTCCTGTCATTTGGGAGGTACATTTCCTTCATGGATTCAATCCCAAATGCGTTTGGATTCactgtatctttctggagtagGAGTCTCAGGAACAATTCCACTCTGGTTCTCAAACTTCATTCCAAACACTAGGCTTCAATATCTTGACTTAAGTTCAAATAATTTGAGTGGTCTAATACCTTCTACTCTTTCTCCTTTTACTGATCTTTCAAACAACTCATTTGAAGGGTCAATTCCAACGAACTTAGCGATTACAGACTCCGCTCAAATTTTAGTGTTGTCTAATAACCATATAAATGGTAGTTTTCCACCCTTCTTGTGTAATTTAACTTCCATATTTTTCATTGATTTGTCTAACAATCACTTATCTGGTACATTCCCACATTGTCAAAACTCATTTCCTCATGCATTAGAGTATCTACATTTGAACAATAATAGTATCTCTGGGCAATTTCCTTCTTTCCTAAAAAAATGTAAATTGTTAATCACTCTTGATCTCGGTGAAAATAAATTGTCGGGCAAAATACCAACATGGGTTGGATATCTCACTTCTCTACAAATTTTGCGTTTGAGTTCAAACTCTTTCACCGGTGTCATTCCAGTAAATATAGGATACCTCGCTTCTCTTAAGGTCTTGGATCTTTCTTTCAATAAATTATTTGGTAAAATACCTTCATCTGTAGGACATTTCAGGGCTATGTTTCAAGATTATACCAATTCTAACCCATGCCATGATAATAATCTTCAATGTGCAATGGCACCTATGGGCTCTTATAGACCAAAGGATAAGATCCTAATAACTGCCAAAGGATCAACCTATGAATACATTAGAATTCTCTCCCTCGTGACCAGCATAGACCTATCGCATAATAATCTTTCTGGTGAAATCCCAAACGAGCTAATGATGCTTCGTGATTTGCATTTCCTGAGCTTGTCCAACAATCACTTGACTGGTACAATTCCTGAAAACATTGCCGTTTTGACAGAGTTATTTTCTCTTGACTTGTCAATGAACAATCTCACTGGCACAATTCCCTCCAACTTATCTGCTCTAAACTTTCTCAGTCACTTGAATCTCTCTTTCAATAACTTGTCCGGAAGAATCCCAACCGGGAATCAATTTCTAACCTTCGATGACCCTGCGATATACGCTGGCAACAAGGACCTTTGTGGTTGGCCACTACCCGAGTGTCCTAGTGATGAAGCCCAGCGAGGTCCACttcatgcaagagatgatgatgatggtaaTGGCAGCAAGCTTGAAAAAGTTCTGGATTATGCCTTCATTGCTATGGGATTTATAATCGGATTTTGGGCATATTGGGGCGCAATGATCATGAAAAAGTCCATCAGAATTGCTCTCTTCCAGATGGCGGACAGGATTTACGACTGGATCTATGTGCAACTCGCAGTGAAGTTTGGAAGGTGA